The Sulfitobacter donghicola DSW-25 = KCTC 12864 = JCM 14565 genome has a segment encoding these proteins:
- a CDS encoding surface lipoprotein assembly modifier, whose product MFGLCLLLMLGQANAQPPEGEAWQVALRLKSTGAHVQSLPLLEGLVAKDPTNKNYRYELALALYHLGRDARSKYHFNRLLGAELNTGQRQLVNSMIVKLNARKVWSGYLNFNILPESNGTKQTEGQVVIVGGFPLQLDDAAIGKPAVSALLNAGVTYAPTLKPGVKAKFSLNAHLKYSSQEVLRDYQLIGRAGLSFNRDPLKYWEGGVKLGTRMIADDPYSDTLGLYFHHARRVGDAGTLRVGSEVSRAFRRYGRADIDRMFLNIGYQQQIGGNASASVNAFVDVSSTDQAVSDGLRQGLSLSGSYSFDGGLTASVTLRGEIDRRSGISPIFGVARKDHKVGLDLSLHHTNFTIGSLAPQIRFAIEKNNSNIPVANYLNRSVSIGVTRKF is encoded by the coding sequence ATGTTTGGTCTTTGCCTTTTGCTGATGCTTGGACAGGCGAATGCCCAGCCCCCAGAGGGGGAGGCGTGGCAAGTTGCGCTGCGTCTCAAATCGACTGGTGCACATGTTCAATCTCTGCCGCTGTTAGAGGGGCTTGTCGCGAAAGACCCCACAAACAAGAATTACCGCTATGAACTGGCTTTGGCCTTGTACCACCTCGGGCGGGACGCGCGATCAAAGTACCATTTCAATCGGCTGCTGGGCGCGGAGCTGAACACTGGGCAGCGGCAGTTGGTGAATTCCATGATCGTTAAGCTAAACGCGCGAAAGGTTTGGTCGGGCTACCTCAATTTCAACATCCTGCCGGAATCGAACGGCACCAAACAAACCGAGGGGCAGGTGGTAATCGTTGGCGGCTTTCCTTTGCAACTGGATGATGCCGCGATCGGCAAGCCCGCGGTCAGCGCATTGCTAAACGCGGGCGTCACCTATGCGCCGACCCTAAAGCCGGGGGTGAAGGCCAAGTTTTCATTGAACGCCCATTTGAAGTATTCCTCTCAGGAAGTTCTACGTGATTATCAGTTGATCGGGCGCGCTGGGCTGTCCTTTAATCGTGATCCGCTAAAGTATTGGGAAGGCGGCGTGAAACTGGGGACGCGGATGATCGCGGATGATCCGTATTCCGATACGTTGGGCCTGTATTTCCACCATGCACGTAGGGTCGGAGATGCAGGGACATTGCGGGTCGGTTCCGAGGTCTCACGCGCCTTTCGCCGATATGGGCGGGCTGATATCGACCGCATGTTCCTCAACATAGGCTACCAGCAGCAGATTGGCGGGAATGCATCGGCGTCAGTGAATGCGTTTGTCGATGTCTCAAGCACCGATCAGGCGGTTTCGGATGGTTTGCGCCAAGGATTGTCGCTCAGCGGCTCTTACTCTTTTGATGGCGGCCTAACGGCGAGTGTCACCCTGAGAGGCGAGATAGATCGGCGCAGCGGGATCAGCCCGATCTTTGGTGTCGCGCGAAAGGATCATAAGGTGGGTTTGGACCTTAGCCTGCATCACACGAACTTTACGATCGGTTCTTTGGCCCCCCAAATCCGCTTTGCCATTGAGAAAAATAACTCAAACATACCTGTCGCGAATTACCTGAACAGAAGTGTGTCCATTGGCGTTACGCGCAAGTTTTAA
- a CDS encoding sensor histidine kinase — MNFSSFRITPLSIVGVSVFLALVMSMVSVIVAVNRPFMDLPKGVTVIKVEDFELIPSDRLIEPDHLGTYPKLTKFFARQTEIAERLEKAQVEVTFETLEGKQQTNVYAPRPRAVSDLPFPFWFQQAVGIFGVLMAGWVMSLKGREWGARMFALTGLFLAVSAMAAAVYSTRQIALPGDQFGILSRINHFGSGAFGIALVGLFMMYPRPIVRPIWLLLPLGVYGVGLVLEMLYVGEELWINLIISTQLIISIIFGVLQWRRSKGNQLDRAGLRWFFLFCLIGCTLFICLSVLPPVLGLAEQGVISQSYAFGFFNLMQIGLALGVVRWRVFDLDRYAYFIWLWLAGVFLIFATDFLLLLWLSNQPLTSLAIALVIASFLYFPLRQFLLIKILSPKTPRPSEHIPDVFEVALAPTKRLQGARWDRLLKDFFSTASTVVELKAPPAVVQIADNGLSLLIPMVSGLEGRKLQYADGGRRLFNSADVTAAGVLIQMLGVAHDSHVAYERGVTVERDRISRDVHDNIGAQLLSALHTPENTNKDALLRETLADLRLIISDGFSAKFNLADVAADLRVEMADRLEIHDIGLDWPMATVPKCDAALPYLFVNNLRSILREVTSNTIKHSGATRMQVSLTQKGDSIEIHIRDNGAAFDPQTVKRGAGLDNIAARVKAMKGNLAFESDQDGSGVKFEVPIKSGAVQGA; from the coding sequence ATGAATTTTTCTTCCTTTCGAATTACACCTCTTTCTATTGTTGGAGTTTCGGTTTTTCTGGCTTTGGTGATGTCGATGGTTTCGGTCATTGTTGCGGTGAACCGTCCGTTCATGGATTTGCCCAAAGGGGTAACCGTGATCAAAGTTGAAGATTTTGAATTGATCCCGTCTGACCGGTTGATTGAACCTGATCATTTGGGAACCTATCCAAAATTAACGAAGTTTTTTGCACGGCAGACCGAAATCGCAGAGCGGTTGGAAAAGGCTCAGGTCGAGGTGACGTTTGAAACCCTTGAGGGCAAGCAACAAACCAATGTTTACGCCCCAAGGCCGCGTGCCGTTTCCGACCTTCCTTTCCCATTTTGGTTTCAGCAAGCGGTGGGCATCTTTGGGGTTTTGATGGCGGGCTGGGTGATGTCGCTAAAGGGGCGCGAGTGGGGCGCGCGTATGTTCGCCTTGACGGGGTTGTTTCTGGCTGTTTCCGCGATGGCGGCTGCTGTTTATTCAACCCGTCAAATCGCGCTTCCGGGGGATCAGTTCGGGATACTGTCGCGCATAAACCATTTCGGATCAGGGGCTTTTGGAATTGCTTTGGTCGGGTTGTTTATGATGTATCCGCGCCCGATCGTGCGCCCGATTTGGCTGCTGTTGCCTCTTGGCGTTTATGGCGTCGGGTTGGTTTTAGAGATGCTTTACGTTGGTGAAGAGCTATGGATCAATTTGATCATCAGCACCCAGCTGATCATCTCTATCATCTTTGGTGTGCTTCAGTGGCGGCGATCAAAAGGCAATCAACTGGATCGCGCGGGCCTGCGGTGGTTTTTCCTGTTTTGTCTGATCGGATGCACCTTATTCATTTGCCTGTCTGTCTTGCCGCCCGTTTTGGGGTTGGCGGAACAGGGGGTGATTTCACAATCCTATGCGTTTGGCTTTTTCAATCTAATGCAAATCGGTTTGGCCTTGGGGGTGGTGCGCTGGCGGGTCTTTGATCTGGATCGTTATGCCTATTTCATATGGTTGTGGCTGGCAGGGGTCTTTTTGATCTTTGCAACGGACTTCCTGCTCTTGCTGTGGCTTAGTAACCAGCCGCTAACGTCATTGGCGATTGCATTGGTTATCGCCAGCTTTCTGTATTTCCCTTTGCGCCAGTTCCTGTTGATCAAGATACTATCGCCCAAAACCCCACGCCCTTCAGAACATATCCCCGATGTATTCGAGGTGGCATTGGCCCCGACAAAACGTCTTCAGGGGGCGCGTTGGGATCGTTTGTTAAAGGACTTCTTTTCGACGGCCAGTACTGTGGTCGAATTAAAGGCCCCCCCTGCGGTTGTTCAAATAGCAGATAACGGGTTGTCTTTGCTGATCCCGATGGTTTCAGGTTTGGAGGGGCGTAAATTGCAATATGCCGATGGCGGTCGGCGTTTGTTCAATTCGGCAGATGTAACCGCGGCTGGCGTGTTGATACAAATGCTGGGGGTCGCCCATGACAGCCATGTCGCCTATGAACGGGGCGTAACGGTTGAAAGAGACAGGATCAGCCGTGATGTGCATGACAATATCGGGGCCCAGCTTCTCAGCGCGTTGCACACGCCGGAAAACACCAACAAGGATGCGCTCTTACGCGAAACCTTAGCGGATCTGCGCCTTATCATCAGCGATGGGTTTTCGGCAAAATTCAACCTTGCCGATGTTGCGGCTGATCTGCGGGTTGAAATGGCGGACCGGTTGGAAATCCATGACATCGGGTTGGATTGGCCAATGGCAACTGTACCAAAATGCGATGCGGCCCTGCCTTATCTGTTTGTGAACAACCTTCGGTCAATCTTGCGCGAAGTCACGAGCAACACGATCAAACATTCCGGCGCGACCCGAATGCAAGTTTCCCTCACCCAAAAGGGGGATAGCATAGAAATCCACATTCGCGACAATGGGGCAGCTTTCGATCCGCAAACTGTCAAACGTGGTGCGGGGCTTGATAACATCGCGGCACGTGTCAAAGCGATGAAAGGCAATTTGGCCTTTGAAAGTGATCAGGACGGCTCGGGAGTGAAATTTGAAGTGCCTATAAAGAGCGGTGCAGTTCAAGGCGCCTGA
- a CDS encoding response regulator, which produces MIKEILIVEDISQARAFLVDILGDVFPRASVSEAVDLRSAIHLCERSQFDLALVDLQLPDGDGYSVLRKLAQTQDRVISIVTTALGSDAAIVAALSAGADGYVLKSDPRDMIASHIRLIPQGQLPLSPAIARRVLGHFRATGPSVDSEPELTPREGEVLSLVGRGMRVSDVAAELGLAPSTISSHVKAIYRKLNISNRAEAAYQAARMGFLTDE; this is translated from the coding sequence ATGATCAAAGAGATTCTTATCGTAGAGGATATTTCACAGGCGCGAGCGTTTTTGGTCGATATCCTTGGGGACGTTTTCCCACGTGCCTCAGTGTCCGAGGCCGTGGACCTGCGATCAGCGATTCATCTGTGTGAAAGATCACAATTTGATCTGGCTTTGGTTGATTTGCAGCTGCCAGATGGTGACGGGTATTCAGTTTTGCGCAAATTGGCTCAGACACAGGATCGCGTCATTTCTATTGTCACGACAGCACTGGGAAGTGACGCTGCTATTGTGGCCGCTTTGTCCGCAGGGGCGGATGGGTATGTTTTGAAAAGCGATCCGCGCGATATGATCGCAAGTCACATCCGGTTAATTCCACAGGGGCAGTTGCCGCTCTCACCTGCAATTGCGCGGCGTGTACTGGGGCACTTTCGGGCTACTGGCCCTAGTGTGGATTCCGAACCTGAACTGACCCCGCGTGAGGGCGAAGTTTTATCGTTGGTGGGGCGGGGCATGCGTGTTTCGGATGTGGCAGCAGAGCTGGGTCTAGCCCCCAGCACAATTTCGAGTCACGTCAAGGCGATCTACCGCAAGCTCAACATCTCGAATCGCGCAGAAGCGGCCTATCAGGCGGCACGTATGGGGTTTCTCACCGATGAGTGA
- a CDS encoding MAPEG family protein: protein MTMPLAITPLYAGLLALIFIVLSVLVIRERFAVKSSVGDGGDQGLIKRMRIHANFAEYAPLGLILMLCAELQGAPAVAVHAMGASLLLGRFLHAVGMSRTPQIIALRQAGILLTFAMLTLSALTLIGHSIF from the coding sequence ATGACAATGCCATTAGCAATCACACCTCTCTACGCTGGTCTTCTGGCGCTCATCTTTATTGTGCTTAGCGTTTTGGTCATCCGCGAACGATTTGCTGTAAAAAGCTCGGTTGGGGATGGCGGCGACCAAGGTTTGATCAAGCGCATGCGAATCCATGCCAACTTTGCCGAATACGCCCCACTTGGGTTGATTCTGATGCTTTGTGCCGAACTTCAGGGCGCGCCTGCAGTTGCAGTTCATGCAATGGGCGCCAGCCTGCTGTTGGGCCGTTTTCTACATGCGGTCGGCATGTCGCGCACCCCACAGATCATTGCCCTCCGACAGGCAGGAATCCTACTTACTTTTGCGATGTTGACCCTTAGCGCACTCACTCTGATTGGCCATTCGATCTTCTAA
- a CDS encoding pyruvate carboxylase, which produces MTDFRKILIANRGEIAIRIMRAANEMGKTTVAVFAEEDKLGLHRFKADEAYRIGKDLGPVAAYLSIDEMIRVAKASGADAIHPGYGLLSENPDFVDACAQNGITFIGPKAETMRALGDKASARRVAIAADVPVIPATEVLGDDMEAIKAEAKEIGYPLMLKASWGGGGRGMRPIYNEDELEEKVREGRREAEAAFGNGEGYLEKMILKARHVEVQILGDNHGDIYHLYERDCSVQRRNQKVVERAPAPYLTEEQRAQVCELGRKICEHVKYECAGTVEFLMDMETEEFYFIEVNPRVQVEHTVTEEVTGIDIVRSQILIAEGKTIAEATGKARQEDITLTGHALQTRITTEDPQNNFIPDYGRLTAYRSATGMGIRLDGGTAYAGGVITRYYDSLLTKVTAKAPTPEMAIARMDRALREFRIRGVSTNIAFVENLLKHPTFLDNTYHTKFIDETPDLFTFKARRDRGTKVLTYIADISVNGHPETKDKPLPAAASRAPLPPENRAEPMMGTRNLLEQKGPQAVADWMGQQRQLLITDTTMRDGHQSLLATRMRSHDMIKAAPAYAANLPQLFSVECWGGATFDVAYRFLQECPWQRLRDIREKMPNIMTQMLLRASNGVGYTNYPDNVVQHFVKTAASSGVDVFRVFDSLNWVENMRVAMDAVQEAGKVCEGTICYTGDIFDPDRSKYDLKYYVDMGKQLRDAGAHVLGLKDMAGLLKPAQARQLVRALKSEVGLPIHFHTHDTAGIATATILAASEAGVDAVDCAMDAFSGNTSQATLGSVVEALRHTDRDTGLDMNAVREISDYWEEVRHQYAAFETGMQAPSSEVYLHEMPGGQFTNLKAQASSLGLDDRWPEVARTYSDVNKMFGDIVKVTPSSKVVGDMALMMVSQGLTRAQVEDPGTDVSFPDSVVDMMRGNLGQPPGGFPTGIVNKVLKGEKPNTDRPGAHLEPVDLEAVRAELAAKFDTEIDDEDLCGYLMYPKVYTDYMDRHETYGPVRTLPTPTFFYGMEPGEEIAAEIDPGKTLEIRLQAIGETNEDGEVKTFFELNGQPRVIRVPNRLVKATTQQRPKAEAGNPNHIGAPMPGVVASVGAIVGQTVKEGDLLLTIEAMKMETGLHAERDAVVKAVHVSAGGQIDAKDLLVELE; this is translated from the coding sequence ATGACCGACTTCCGCAAAATCCTGATCGCCAACCGTGGTGAAATCGCCATCCGCATTATGCGCGCTGCAAACGAGATGGGAAAAACGACCGTTGCCGTTTTTGCCGAAGAGGACAAACTTGGCTTGCACCGCTTTAAGGCGGATGAGGCCTATCGCATCGGTAAAGATCTCGGCCCCGTTGCGGCGTATCTGAGCATTGACGAGATGATCCGCGTTGCCAAAGCCAGCGGTGCAGACGCCATCCACCCTGGATACGGTCTTTTGTCAGAGAACCCCGATTTTGTAGATGCCTGCGCCCAAAACGGTATCACCTTCATCGGCCCAAAGGCCGAAACCATGCGCGCCCTTGGCGACAAAGCCAGCGCGCGCCGTGTGGCCATTGCGGCCGATGTGCCTGTTATCCCAGCGACAGAGGTCTTGGGCGATGACATGGAGGCGATCAAAGCCGAAGCCAAGGAAATCGGCTATCCGCTGATGCTCAAGGCATCATGGGGCGGAGGCGGTCGTGGCATGCGCCCCATCTACAACGAAGACGAGCTGGAAGAAAAAGTACGCGAAGGCCGCCGCGAAGCCGAAGCCGCATTCGGCAATGGCGAGGGCTATCTGGAAAAGATGATCCTAAAGGCGCGCCACGTTGAGGTGCAGATCCTTGGTGACAACCACGGCGATATCTACCACCTGTACGAGCGCGACTGCTCGGTTCAGCGCCGCAACCAAAAAGTGGTTGAGCGCGCGCCAGCCCCCTATCTAACCGAAGAACAACGGGCACAGGTCTGTGAGCTGGGCCGAAAAATCTGTGAACATGTGAAATATGAATGCGCAGGTACCGTTGAATTCCTGATGGATATGGAAACCGAGGAGTTCTACTTTATCGAGGTGAACCCCCGCGTTCAGGTGGAACACACTGTGACCGAAGAGGTCACCGGCATTGATATTGTACGCTCGCAAATCCTGATCGCAGAAGGCAAAACCATCGCCGAGGCCACAGGCAAGGCCCGCCAAGAAGACATCACCCTGACGGGGCACGCGCTGCAGACACGGATCACCACAGAAGATCCGCAGAACAACTTTATCCCTGATTACGGGCGCCTCACCGCATATCGGTCGGCCACGGGCATGGGCATTCGTCTGGACGGCGGCACCGCCTATGCGGGCGGCGTGATCACGCGCTACTATGACAGCCTGCTGACCAAAGTAACCGCCAAAGCACCAACGCCAGAGATGGCCATCGCCCGTATGGACCGCGCCCTGCGCGAATTCCGTATTCGCGGCGTCTCTACCAACATTGCCTTTGTGGAAAACCTGCTGAAGCACCCGACGTTCCTCGACAATACGTACCACACGAAGTTCATTGACGAGACGCCGGATCTGTTCACCTTCAAGGCCCGCCGTGACCGCGGCACCAAGGTTCTAACCTATATCGCCGACATCAGCGTGAATGGTCACCCTGAAACCAAAGACAAGCCCCTCCCCGCAGCTGCTTCGCGCGCGCCTTTACCACCAGAAAACCGCGCCGAGCCCATGATGGGCACGCGCAACCTGTTGGAACAAAAAGGCCCGCAAGCCGTGGCCGATTGGATGGGCCAGCAGCGTCAGTTGCTGATCACCGACACCACCATGCGCGATGGGCACCAGTCTTTGCTGGCCACGCGTATGCGCAGCCATGACATGATCAAAGCGGCCCCTGCCTATGCCGCCAACCTGCCGCAGCTGTTTTCGGTTGAGTGCTGGGGCGGTGCGACATTTGATGTGGCCTATCGCTTTTTGCAGGAATGCCCATGGCAGCGCCTGCGCGACATTCGCGAAAAGATGCCAAACATCATGACGCAAATGCTGCTGCGTGCCTCAAACGGTGTGGGCTATACCAACTACCCCGATAACGTGGTGCAGCATTTTGTAAAAACCGCCGCCAGCAGCGGCGTAGACGTGTTCCGCGTGTTTGACAGCCTGAACTGGGTCGAAAACATGCGCGTCGCGATGGATGCCGTGCAAGAGGCCGGCAAGGTCTGCGAAGGCACCATCTGCTATACTGGCGACATCTTTGACCCTGATCGTTCGAAATATGATCTGAAGTATTATGTCGATATGGGCAAACAGCTGCGCGACGCTGGTGCCCATGTTCTTGGCCTGAAAGACATGGCTGGCCTGCTCAAACCCGCGCAAGCACGCCAACTGGTCCGCGCGCTGAAATCCGAGGTCGGCCTGCCGATCCATTTCCATACCCATGACACCGCAGGCATCGCCACGGCGACCATCCTTGCCGCCTCTGAGGCGGGTGTGGATGCGGTTGATTGCGCCATGGATGCGTTTTCGGGCAATACATCACAGGCCACGCTGGGCTCGGTCGTAGAGGCGCTGCGCCACACCGACCGCGACACAGGTCTGGACATGAACGCCGTGCGCGAAATTTCCGATTACTGGGAAGAAGTGCGTCACCAATACGCCGCCTTTGAAACCGGCATGCAGGCCCCCTCCTCTGAGGTGTATCTGCACGAAATGCCCGGTGGTCAGTTCACCAACCTCAAGGCCCAAGCCTCCAGCCTTGGTCTGGATGACCGCTGGCCCGAGGTTGCGCGCACCTATAGCGATGTGAACAAAATGTTCGGCGATATCGTAAAGGTCACGCCATCCTCGAAGGTTGTGGGTGACATGGCGCTGATGATGGTGTCCCAAGGGCTGACACGGGCGCAGGTCGAAGACCCCGGAACGGATGTTTCTTTCCCTGACAGTGTCGTGGACATGATGCGCGGCAACCTTGGCCAGCCTCCCGGTGGCTTCCCAACAGGTATCGTCAACAAAGTCCTGAAGGGCGAGAAACCCAACACAGATCGCCCAGGTGCCCACCTAGAGCCTGTCGATCTTGAAGCTGTGCGCGCCGAGCTTGCGGCCAAATTCGACACTGAGATCGATGACGAGGACCTCTGCGGCTATCTGATGTATCCAAAAGTCTACACCGACTATATGGACCGCCACGAAACCTACGGCCCTGTGCGCACCCTGCCCACGCCAACGTTCTTCTATGGCATGGAGCCCGGTGAAGAGATCGCCGCCGAAATCGACCCCGGTAAAACACTGGAAATCAGGTTGCAGGCCATTGGCGAGACCAATGAAGACGGCGAAGTAAAAACGTTCTTTGAACTCAACGGTCAACCGCGCGTTATTCGCGTGCCAAACCGTCTGGTCAAAGCAACAACCCAGCAACGTCCAAAAGCCGAAGCAGGCAACCCCAACCACATCGGCGCGCCGATGCCGGGTGTTGTTGCCTCTGTGGGCGCGATTGTCGGCCAGACCGTAAAAGAAGGTGATCTGTTGCTAACGATTGAAGCCATGAAAATGGAAACAGGCCTACATGCCGAACGCGACGCTGTTGTAAAAGCAGTGCATGTTTCCGCAGGTGGCCAGATAGACGCAAAAGACCTGCTGGTAGAATTGGAGTAA
- a CDS encoding alpha-hydroxy acid oxidase: MDLHAKYPALSDLRRRAQQRIPKFVWEYLDSGTGTEATQARNRAALDRVGMMPSTLHGEFTADLSTSFLGKQMPLPFGMAPIGMSGLMWPDAEGHLARAAAKATIPYSLSTVASQSPEDIAPHLGQHAWFQMYPPRDTDIRHDMLERAKAAGFSTLVLTVDVPVASRRERQVRSGLTNPPRLTPRLLAQVAMRPAWAIGMAQRGMPHMRGLDKYADAARDGLSSTAHVGYLLRTSPDWDYVDWLRDAWQGDFIVKGVMRPEDATKLEAAGVDALWVSNHAGRQFDGAPATIEALPDIRAATTLPLIFDSGIEGGLDILRALALGADFVMLGRAFHYALAALGPMGVDHLIDVLAKDMESNMGQIGARNLSELPATIKLSPS, encoded by the coding sequence ATGGATCTTCATGCAAAATACCCCGCCCTTTCCGATCTGCGTCGCCGTGCACAGCAACGCATCCCGAAATTCGTTTGGGAATACCTAGATAGCGGCACCGGCACCGAGGCCACTCAGGCACGCAACCGCGCCGCCCTTGATCGGGTCGGGATGATGCCCTCTACCTTACATGGGGAATTCACCGCCGACTTATCCACCAGCTTTCTTGGCAAACAGATGCCCCTGCCCTTTGGCATGGCCCCGATTGGTATGTCTGGCCTGATGTGGCCCGATGCCGAAGGCCATCTGGCCCGCGCAGCAGCAAAGGCCACGATCCCCTACTCTCTCTCGACTGTGGCAAGCCAAAGCCCCGAAGATATCGCCCCTCACCTAGGTCAGCACGCGTGGTTTCAGATGTATCCACCGCGCGACACAGATATCCGGCACGACATGTTGGAACGCGCCAAAGCCGCAGGTTTCTCTACATTAGTGCTTACAGTTGATGTTCCAGTGGCCAGCCGCCGCGAACGACAGGTTCGATCGGGTTTAACCAATCCCCCCCGCCTGACGCCGCGCCTATTGGCCCAAGTTGCAATGCGGCCAGCATGGGCCATCGGCATGGCCCAACGCGGCATGCCGCATATGCGGGGGCTGGACAAATACGCAGATGCCGCGCGCGACGGTCTGTCCTCAACCGCGCATGTTGGCTACCTGCTACGCACCTCTCCTGACTGGGACTATGTCGATTGGCTAAGGGACGCATGGCAAGGCGATTTTATCGTAAAAGGCGTTATGCGCCCCGAAGATGCAACCAAACTAGAAGCCGCTGGCGTGGATGCCTTGTGGGTCTCGAACCACGCCGGACGCCAATTTGACGGCGCGCCAGCCACAATCGAAGCCTTGCCCGATATACGCGCAGCCACCACACTGCCGCTGATCTTTGATAGCGGGATTGAAGGGGGTTTGGACATTTTGCGCGCCCTCGCATTGGGCGCCGATTTTGTCATGTTAGGCCGTGCCTTCCATTACGCGCTGGCCGCACTAGGGCCAATGGGGGTCGACCATTTGATAGATGTACTGGCCAAAGATATGGAATCAAACATGGGCCAAATCGGGGCGCGCAACCTATCCGAGCTGCCCGCCACCATTAAATTAAGCCCTAGCTGA